In a genomic window of Pseudomonas putida:
- a CDS encoding sensor histidine kinase, translated as MSDSGRADALLANLPRDGRGRLKVFLGAAPGVGKTYAMLQAAHTQLRQGVKLIAGVVETHGRAETEALLGGLPQQPLLRSEYRGVMLEEMDLDGLLAARPTLVLVDELAHSNAPGSRHAKRWQDIQELLAAGIDVYTTVNVQHLESLNDQVRGITGVQVRETLPDWVLQEAYELLLIDLPPRELLERLRDGKVYVPEQARAAIDAYFSQTNLTALRELAMQTAAAQVDNDLAQGYRQLGQAAPAVRGRLLVGVDGDAQAERLVRHASRVAQRRHLPWSLVHVDNGSVRDEQSRLRLQSAQQLAERLGGEVVLLRAGEVAKTLIQHAAERRATLVLVGQSRQRLRRRLFGGGLAARLLRQARGLEINVIDSDHEQDQARPRPVQSLEWFDYALAVVATVLASALAWAVASILPLPNISLVFLAAVLLVAVRSSLGPALFCAALSFLTYDFLFIPPNFSFHIQREEDVLTLLFFLLMAALTGNLAARQRRQLQALRDTQEETTELLDLSRKLTAATDRQAVINAAAHHLEGWSDLQLCLLNRDGQSGWKVETGGPLEFTEAERAAADWAWQHDQPAGAGTGTLPFGRWWWWSLSMEDGPLALLGVCAREGQTLSGQRRRLLTALSQPLAQALARAQLADDLEAARLHGETEQLRSALLASVSHDLRTPLTSMRGSIDSLLALGEAIPLADRRELLEGTRDEAERLDRYIQNLLDMTRLGHGALKLARDWVSPADIVGSALIRLRAVLAPLQVSTEVPAQLPLLFVHAALIEQALINVLENAARFSPSHGRLQVRAGTDDTELFFSVSDEGPGIPEADRAKIFDMFYTAARGDRGGQGTGLGLAICQGMVGAHGGRISVADGIEGRGTCITLHLPLQAQPAFEN; from the coding sequence ATGAGCGACTCCGGCCGCGCCGACGCGCTGTTAGCCAATCTGCCCCGCGATGGCCGTGGCCGGCTCAAGGTATTCCTCGGCGCCGCGCCCGGCGTCGGCAAGACCTACGCCATGCTGCAAGCGGCTCACACCCAACTGCGTCAGGGCGTGAAACTCATCGCAGGCGTGGTCGAAACCCATGGCCGTGCCGAAACCGAAGCCTTGCTCGGTGGCTTGCCGCAGCAACCGCTGCTGCGCTCGGAATATCGTGGTGTGATGCTCGAAGAAATGGACCTCGACGGCTTGCTGGCCGCCAGGCCGACACTGGTGCTGGTGGACGAGTTGGCCCACAGCAATGCCCCCGGCAGCCGCCACGCCAAACGCTGGCAGGACATCCAGGAACTGCTGGCCGCCGGCATCGACGTGTACACCACCGTCAACGTCCAGCATCTGGAAAGTCTCAACGATCAGGTGCGCGGCATCACCGGTGTACAAGTCCGCGAGACCTTGCCGGACTGGGTGCTGCAAGAAGCCTACGAATTGCTGCTGATCGACTTGCCCCCACGGGAACTGCTGGAGCGCTTGCGCGATGGCAAGGTCTATGTGCCGGAGCAGGCGCGGGCGGCCATCGACGCCTACTTCTCCCAGACCAATCTCACCGCGTTGCGTGAGCTGGCGATGCAAACCGCGGCGGCGCAGGTCGATAACGATCTGGCCCAGGGTTATCGCCAGCTCGGTCAGGCGGCGCCCGCGGTGCGTGGTCGCTTGCTGGTCGGTGTCGATGGCGATGCCCAGGCCGAGCGTCTGGTGCGTCACGCCAGCCGCGTCGCGCAACGTCGGCATCTGCCCTGGAGTCTGGTGCATGTAGACAACGGCAGTGTGCGCGACGAGCAGTCGCGCCTGCGCCTGCAAAGTGCCCAGCAACTGGCCGAACGCCTGGGTGGTGAGGTGGTGTTGCTGCGGGCCGGCGAAGTGGCGAAAACCCTGATCCAGCATGCTGCTGAACGCCGTGCCACGCTGGTGCTGGTCGGTCAGTCCCGGCAGCGCCTGCGCCGTCGGCTGTTCGGTGGAGGCCTGGCGGCGCGTTTGTTGCGACAGGCGCGCGGGCTGGAGATCAACGTCATCGACAGTGACCATGAACAGGATCAGGCACGTCCGCGTCCGGTCCAGTCGCTGGAGTGGTTCGACTATGCCCTGGCCGTCGTGGCGACCGTGCTTGCCAGTGCCCTGGCCTGGGCGGTGGCAAGTATTCTGCCGTTGCCGAATATCTCGCTGGTGTTCCTCGCGGCCGTGCTTTTGGTCGCGGTGCGCAGCAGCCTGGGGCCTGCGCTGTTTTGCGCCGCGCTGTCGTTCCTGACCTACGACTTCCTGTTCATCCCACCGAATTTTTCCTTCCATATCCAGCGCGAAGAAGACGTGCTGACCTTGCTGTTCTTCCTGCTGATGGCCGCGCTGACCGGCAACCTGGCAGCGCGACAGCGCCGGCAATTGCAGGCCTTGCGCGACACCCAGGAGGAAACCACCGAACTGCTCGACCTGTCGCGCAAGCTCACGGCCGCCACCGACCGGCAGGCCGTGATCAACGCCGCTGCCCATCATCTGGAAGGCTGGAGCGATTTGCAGCTGTGCCTGCTCAATCGCGACGGTCAGAGTGGCTGGAAAGTCGAAACCGGTGGCCCGCTGGAGTTCACCGAAGCGGAGCGCGCCGCCGCCGATTGGGCCTGGCAACACGATCAACCGGCAGGCGCGGGCACCGGCACCTTGCCGTTCGGGCGTTGGTGGTGGTGGTCGTTGTCCATGGAAGACGGTCCGCTGGCACTGCTCGGCGTCTGCGCCAGGGAGGGGCAGACCTTGAGCGGCCAGCGTCGGCGCTTGTTGACCGCATTGAGTCAGCCGCTGGCCCAGGCGCTGGCCCGTGCTCAATTGGCCGATGACCTGGAGGCGGCACGGCTGCACGGCGAGACCGAGCAACTGCGCAGTGCCTTGCTGGCCTCGGTGTCCCACGATCTGCGCACGCCATTGACCTCCATGCGCGGCAGCATCGACAGCCTGCTGGCGCTGGGCGAGGCGATCCCGCTGGCGGATCGCCGTGAGTTGCTCGAAGGCACCCGCGATGAAGCCGAGCGCCTGGATCGCTACATCCAGAACCTGCTGGACATGACCCGCCTCGGCCACGGCGCGCTGAAACTGGCGCGGGACTGGGTCTCGCCGGCGGACATCGTCGGCAGTGCGCTGATTCGCCTGCGTGCGGTGCTGGCGCCGTTGCAGGTCAGCACCGAGGTGCCGGCGCAATTGCCGCTGCTGTTCGTCCATGCCGCGCTGATCGAGCAGGCGTTGATCAACGTGCTGGAAAATGCCGCGCGTTTCTCGCCGTCCCACGGACGTCTTCAAGTACGCGCCGGGACGGATGACACGGAGCTTTTTTTCTCGGTGAGCGATGAGGGCCCGGGGATACCCGAGGCGGACAGGGCGAAGATTTTCGACATGTTCTACACCGCTGCACGCGGTGATCGTGGCGGGCAGGGCACGGGGCTGGGGCTGGCGATCTGTCAGGGCATGGTGGGCGCCCATGGCGGGCGGATCAGTGTTGCCGATGGCATCGAAGGGCGCGGCACCTGCATCACCTTGCACCTTCCCTTGCAGGCTCAGCCTGCTTTTGAAAATTAG
- a CDS encoding response regulator: protein MSQTATILVIDDEPQIRKFLRISLVSQGYKVLEAGTGSEGLAQAALNKPDLLVLDLGLPDMDGQQVLSEFRQWSKVPVLVLSVRASEGQKVEALDGGANDYVTKPFGIQEFLARIRALLRQVPIGETQQAALNFGPLTVDLAYRRVLLDGNEVALTRKEYAVLAQLARHPGRVITQQQLLKDIWGPTHTEDSHYLRIVVGHLRQKLADDPTQPRFIVTEAGVGYRLLSEG from the coding sequence ATGAGCCAGACCGCGACCATTTTGGTCATCGATGACGAACCGCAAATCCGCAAGTTCCTGCGCATCAGCCTCGTTTCCCAGGGCTACAAAGTGCTGGAAGCCGGAACCGGCAGCGAAGGGCTGGCCCAGGCCGCGCTGAACAAGCCGGACCTGCTGGTGCTCGACCTCGGTCTGCCGGACATGGACGGCCAACAGGTGCTGAGTGAGTTTCGCCAATGGTCCAAAGTGCCGGTGCTGGTGCTCTCGGTGCGCGCCAGCGAAGGGCAGAAGGTGGAAGCGCTGGATGGCGGCGCCAATGACTACGTGACCAAACCCTTCGGTATCCAGGAATTCCTGGCGCGGATTCGTGCGTTGCTGCGCCAGGTACCGATCGGCGAGACCCAACAAGCGGCGCTGAACTTCGGCCCGCTGACGGTGGATCTGGCCTATCGCCGGGTGCTGCTCGACGGCAACGAAGTGGCGCTGACCCGCAAGGAGTACGCAGTGCTTGCGCAACTGGCTCGCCATCCGGGACGGGTCATCACCCAGCAACAACTGCTCAAGGACATCTGGGGGCCGACCCACACCGAGGACAGCCATTACCTGCGGATCGTGGTCGGGCATTTGCGGCAGAAGCTGGCGGATGATCCGACGCAGCCAAGGTTTATCGTGACCGAGGCGGGGGTGGGGTATCGGTTGTTGAGTGAGGGGTAG
- a CDS encoding patatin-like phospholipase family protein, producing MKKRVALVLGSGGARGYAHIGVIQEIERRGYDIACIAGCSMGAVVGGIYAAGKLDDYREWIESLDYLDVLRLVDVSFRLGAIRGEKVFGQIRKIVGEINIEDLRIPYTAVATDLTNQQEIWFQEGCLHQAMRASAAIPSLFTPVMQGNRMLVDGGILNPLPIVPVVSSHCDLIIAVNLNSTNQRHYQMPVIQRPAAFKTRFDSLISSLGSKMPFRRKQAEQLLRLEKEALMAEAAEINPWVESAEPEAQQPAAAPERDGAPKSATGSFIIDNVGPASLLDLINQSFEVMQTSLAQYKIAGYPPDILINVPKRVCRFFEFYKAPELIALGREIARDTLDRYENERES from the coding sequence ATGAAAAAGCGTGTCGCACTGGTATTGGGCTCGGGTGGAGCCCGGGGTTATGCCCACATTGGCGTGATCCAGGAGATCGAACGGCGCGGCTACGACATCGCCTGCATTGCCGGTTGCTCCATGGGGGCAGTGGTCGGCGGGATCTACGCCGCCGGCAAGCTCGATGATTATCGCGAGTGGATCGAGAGCCTGGATTATCTCGACGTACTGCGTTTGGTGGATGTCAGTTTTCGCCTCGGTGCGATTCGTGGGGAAAAGGTGTTCGGGCAGATCCGCAAGATCGTCGGCGAGATCAATATCGAAGATTTGCGCATCCCCTACACGGCGGTGGCCACCGACCTGACCAACCAGCAGGAAATCTGGTTTCAGGAAGGTTGCCTGCACCAGGCCATGCGCGCCTCGGCGGCGATTCCCAGCCTGTTTACCCCGGTGATGCAGGGCAACCGCATGCTGGTGGACGGCGGCATTCTCAACCCTCTGCCGATCGTGCCGGTGGTGTCGAGCCACTGCGATCTGATCATTGCGGTCAACCTCAACTCGACCAACCAGCGTCACTATCAGATGCCGGTGATCCAGCGCCCTGCCGCGTTCAAGACCCGTTTCGACAGCCTGATCAGTTCGCTCGGCTCGAAGATGCCGTTCCGGCGCAAGCAGGCCGAGCAGTTACTGCGGCTGGAGAAAGAAGCCTTGATGGCCGAAGCGGCCGAGATCAATCCCTGGGTCGAGTCCGCCGAACCCGAAGCGCAGCAACCGGCCGCCGCCCCTGAGCGTGACGGCGCGCCGAAGTCCGCCACCGGCTCGTTCATCATCGACAACGTGGGGCCGGCGTCGTTGCTGGACCTGATCAACCAGAGTTTCGAGGTGATGCAGACCTCGCTGGCGCAGTACAAGATTGCCGGGTATCCGCCGGACATCCTGATCAACGTACCGAAACGGGTGTGCCGGTTTTTTGAGTTTTACAAGGCGCCGGAGTTGATTGCGCTGGGACGGGAGATTGCACGGGATACATTGGATCGGTATGAGAATGAGCGGGAGTCCTGA
- a CDS encoding CHAD domain-containing protein, translating to MIDRLVARVLGLEVRLLACQARLIARTDPEALHDLRTTVRRLRSLLRPLRGVPGVEQLEVAASGVGELTTPLRDREVLAAWLFEHGQPQAAQWRMAQMAKAYPAVATSAELGHLLMILEAFPRFLRAAQRQGLLKGLGKRISKRLGKQWKKLDESLHDPAHDRHRLRLLIKRVRYGIEAYPELDRLPKAAVPRLKSAQGALGDWHDCLQWLARAEQEADLQPCVAIWKTDMAEAEQRADRVLDKLDRACFKS from the coding sequence ATGATTGACCGGTTGGTTGCCCGTGTCCTGGGCCTGGAAGTTCGTCTGCTGGCCTGTCAGGCGCGTTTGATTGCCCGCACTGACCCGGAAGCCCTGCACGACCTGCGCACCACGGTTCGGCGCTTGCGCAGCCTGTTGCGCCCGTTGCGCGGTGTGCCCGGTGTCGAACAACTTGAAGTGGCGGCGTCCGGCGTCGGTGAGCTGACCACGCCACTGCGTGATCGCGAGGTGCTGGCGGCCTGGCTGTTCGAACACGGTCAGCCGCAAGCTGCGCAATGGCGTATGGCGCAGATGGCCAAGGCCTATCCGGCGGTCGCGACGAGCGCCGAGCTGGGGCATTTGTTGATGATTCTCGAAGCCTTTCCACGCTTTTTACGTGCAGCCCAACGTCAGGGATTGCTCAAGGGCCTGGGCAAACGCATCAGCAAGCGCCTGGGCAAACAGTGGAAAAAGCTCGACGAATCCTTGCACGATCCCGCCCACGACCGTCATCGCCTGCGTCTGTTGATCAAGCGTGTGCGCTATGGCATCGAAGCCTATCCCGAGCTGGATCGCCTGCCGAAAGCTGCCGTGCCCAGGTTGAAGTCAGCCCAGGGCGCGCTGGGGGATTGGCATGATTGTCTGCAATGGCTGGCCAGGGCTGAGCAGGAGGCGGACCTGCAGCCCTGCGTTGCCATCTGGAAAACCGATATGGCCGAGGCTGAACAGCGCGCCGACCGGGTCCTCGACAAACTTGACCGGGCCTGTTTCAAATCCTGA
- a CDS encoding acyl-CoA thioesterase: MRFSDLLDAVRRQPLELSIPAGWAQGRASFGGLVAALQYEAMRAKVPADRPVRSLAITFVGPVEPEVPVSFEVDVLREGKAVSQILGRAMQKGQVVTLIQGSFGASRPSEVAVQAVPAPDMKHWDDCQELPFVEGVIPEFMRHLAMRWSVGGLPFTGNTSRHMGGWVRLRGDVKEEPVSEAHILALVDAWPPAVMPFLKKPAMGSTLTWTIEFVQPLLDLSTLYWCKYLVETEHAADGYGHAAAKLWDPEGRLIAMSRQTVTVFA; this comes from the coding sequence ATGCGTTTTTCCGATCTGCTTGACGCTGTCCGCCGCCAGCCACTGGAACTGTCTATTCCCGCGGGATGGGCGCAAGGGCGCGCCAGCTTCGGTGGTCTGGTCGCTGCGCTGCAATACGAAGCCATGCGCGCGAAAGTGCCGGCGGATCGTCCGGTGCGGTCATTGGCGATTACCTTCGTCGGACCGGTCGAGCCAGAGGTGCCGGTCAGCTTTGAGGTCGATGTGCTGCGCGAGGGCAAGGCCGTCAGCCAGATCCTGGGCCGGGCCATGCAGAAAGGGCAGGTGGTGACCCTGATTCAGGGCAGCTTCGGCGCGTCACGCCCGTCGGAAGTCGCGGTGCAAGCCGTGCCGGCACCGGACATGAAGCATTGGGACGATTGCCAGGAATTACCCTTCGTTGAAGGCGTCATTCCGGAGTTCATGCGTCATCTGGCGATGCGCTGGAGCGTGGGCGGCCTGCCGTTCACCGGCAACACCTCGCGGCACATGGGCGGTTGGGTGCGCTTGCGGGGTGATGTGAAGGAGGAGCCGGTGAGTGAAGCGCACATTCTGGCTCTGGTGGATGCCTGGCCACCGGCGGTCATGCCGTTTCTGAAGAAGCCGGCCATGGGCAGCACGCTGACCTGGACCATCGAATTCGTTCAGCCGCTGCTGGACCTCAGCACGCTGTACTGGTGCAAATATCTGGTCGAAACCGAACACGCCGCCGATGGCTATGGCCATGCGGCGGCGAAGTTGTGGGACCCGGAAGGGCGGTTGATCGCCATGAGCCGGCAGACCGTGACGGTCTTTGCCTAA
- a CDS encoding Mpo1-like protein yields the protein MGKRHPNLPSWQWRAYPDNHQHPTNLVLHLIAVPLFIVAFLLIVSGVFGLNLANFAIGVIGVFAALGLQRHGHSLEAQASEPFSDRKDAVSRLLVEQFLTFPRFFLSGGWWRAWRERHRRH from the coding sequence ATGGGCAAACGTCACCCCAACCTTCCCTCCTGGCAATGGCGTGCCTACCCGGACAACCATCAGCACCCGACCAATCTGGTGTTGCACCTGATTGCCGTGCCGCTGTTCATCGTGGCGTTCCTGCTGATTGTTTCCGGCGTGTTCGGCCTGAATCTGGCGAATTTCGCCATCGGCGTCATCGGCGTGTTCGCGGCCCTGGGTTTGCAACGCCACGGTCACAGCCTCGAAGCGCAGGCCTCCGAGCCGTTCAGTGACCGCAAGGATGCGGTGTCGCGCTTGCTGGTGGAACAGTTTCTGACCTTTCCGCGATTTTTCCTCAGTGGTGGCTGGTGGCGCGCCTGGCGTGAGCGCCACCGCCGTCACTGA
- a CDS encoding methyl-accepting chemotaxis protein — protein MGAWLSNISLKYKFWAVNAVAFVTTLLLVLYAVQLEQHARNHAAQASAQAQARLLGAWPAGQPLPKADNLLTFSRGQTPTFDGQPRPELGNAHGWIEIHAAPLLGENLLLGAEVFTRPDDQQVAVLALGVSLSQVFDERFVNYAVAVFILMLAMLGASQLLIRFLLSQLNTLKDVMLHVERTGDLSARVPLACSDEVGQMANAFNAMQAGYQRVVNTVASTARQLDDGAARLASSMNEVRHGMLGQQSETDQAATAINEMTATVHHIAQHAGATRDLSQSADTLAGSGQAVVLRVQKSIAGLSTGVQQTAEMIQRLAEDSQKINGVVNVIHSIAEQTNLLALNAAIEAARAGEMGRGFAVVADEVRNLAKRVQSSTDEITVMVSALQAGTRDAVDFMQESSFKADDCVQQAQEAGAALEQITGAVAQMRESNTQIAVAAEQQSQVAEEMNRAVVSIRDVTENTVQQTVGSATTSNELAALAGELSKAIGQLKL, from the coding sequence ATGGGTGCCTGGCTTAGCAATATCTCGCTGAAATACAAATTCTGGGCGGTGAATGCCGTCGCCTTCGTTACTACGCTGTTGCTGGTGCTGTACGCCGTGCAGCTCGAACAACATGCCCGCAACCACGCCGCCCAGGCTTCGGCCCAGGCCCAGGCGCGTTTGCTCGGTGCCTGGCCGGCCGGGCAACCACTGCCCAAAGCCGACAACCTGCTGACGTTCAGTCGCGGACAAACGCCGACATTTGACGGCCAGCCCAGACCGGAGCTGGGTAATGCCCATGGCTGGATCGAGATACACGCCGCACCGCTGTTGGGAGAGAACCTGTTGCTGGGCGCCGAGGTCTTCACCCGGCCTGACGATCAGCAGGTCGCGGTGCTTGCCCTGGGCGTTAGCCTGAGCCAGGTGTTCGACGAGCGTTTTGTCAATTACGCGGTCGCCGTGTTCATTCTGATGCTGGCGATGCTCGGCGCTTCGCAGCTGTTGATCCGTTTCCTGCTCAGCCAGCTCAACACCTTGAAGGACGTGATGCTTCACGTCGAACGGACCGGTGACCTCTCGGCCCGGGTTCCGCTGGCATGCAGCGACGAAGTCGGACAAATGGCCAATGCTTTCAATGCCATGCAGGCCGGTTATCAGCGCGTGGTCAACACCGTGGCCAGCACCGCCCGCCAACTGGACGACGGCGCCGCACGGCTGGCCTCGAGCATGAACGAAGTACGCCACGGCATGCTCGGTCAGCAGAGCGAAACCGATCAAGCCGCCACGGCGATCAATGAAATGACCGCCACCGTCCACCACATCGCCCAACACGCTGGTGCCACCCGTGACCTCTCGCAATCGGCCGACACGCTGGCGGGCAGCGGACAAGCCGTGGTCCTGCGTGTGCAGAAGTCGATTGCCGGGCTGTCCACCGGTGTGCAGCAAACCGCCGAGATGATTCAGCGGCTGGCCGAAGACAGCCAGAAGATCAATGGCGTGGTCAATGTGATTCACAGCATCGCCGAACAGACCAACCTGCTAGCACTGAACGCCGCGATTGAAGCGGCCCGGGCCGGTGAAATGGGGCGCGGTTTTGCGGTGGTCGCCGATGAAGTGCGCAATCTGGCCAAGCGCGTACAGAGTTCCACTGACGAAATCACCGTGATGGTCTCGGCCTTGCAGGCGGGAACCCGCGACGCCGTGGACTTCATGCAGGAAAGCTCGTTCAAGGCCGATGACTGTGTGCAACAGGCACAGGAAGCCGGTGCGGCGCTGGAACAAATCACCGGGGCGGTGGCGCAGATGCGCGAGAGCAATACGCAGATTGCAGTGGCGGCCGAACAGCAGAGCCAGGTGGCGGAAGAAATGAACCGGGCGGTGGTGAGCATCCGGGATGTGACCGAAAACACGGTGCAGCAGACAGTGGGTTCGGCGACCACCAGCAATGAGTTGGCGGCGTTGGCCGGGGAATTGAGCAAGGCAATAGGTCAGCTCAAGCTGTGA
- a CDS encoding TatD family hydrolase, translated as MQLIDIGVNLTNSSFDEKHQAVLDRAYAAGVCQLVLTGTSVEGSEQALELCRQLDESAQRLFATAGIHPHCASDWNADSARQLRSLLKESNVVAVGECGLDFNRDFSPRPQQEKVLEEHLALAVELQMPVFLHEREASQRLLEILRDNRDRLPAAVVHCFTGEKKALFSYLDMDLHIGITGWICDERRGTHLHPLVKEIKRGRLMLESDAPYLLPRSLRPKPKNGRNEPAYLTEVLREVALHRGETQEDLAAHTTACARGFYGLPALSV; from the coding sequence ATGCAACTCATCGATATCGGCGTCAACCTGACCAACTCCAGTTTCGACGAGAAGCATCAAGCGGTACTCGACCGCGCTTACGCGGCCGGCGTCTGCCAATTGGTCTTGACCGGCACCAGTGTCGAGGGCAGCGAGCAGGCACTGGAGCTGTGTCGACAACTGGACGAGAGCGCGCAACGACTGTTCGCCACCGCCGGTATCCACCCCCATTGCGCCAGCGACTGGAACGCCGACAGTGCCCGCCAGCTGCGCAGCCTCCTCAAGGAATCCAACGTGGTCGCCGTGGGTGAATGCGGCCTGGACTTCAACCGCGATTTCTCACCGCGCCCGCAGCAGGAAAAAGTCCTCGAAGAACACCTGGCGCTGGCGGTCGAGCTGCAGATGCCGGTGTTCCTGCACGAACGCGAGGCCAGTCAGCGTCTGCTGGAGATTCTGCGCGACAACCGCGACCGCTTGCCGGCGGCGGTGGTGCACTGCTTCACCGGGGAAAAAAAGGCGTTGTTCAGTTACCTCGACATGGACCTGCACATCGGCATTACCGGCTGGATCTGCGATGAACGCCGGGGGACTCATCTGCATCCCCTGGTGAAAGAGATCAAGCGCGGGCGGCTGATGCTCGAAAGCGATGCGCCCTACCTGCTGCCGCGTAGCTTGCGTCCCAAGCCGAAGAATGGCCGCAACGAGCCGGCTTATCTGACGGAAGTACTGCGGGAAGTGGCGTTGCATCGGGGTGAAACCCAGGAAGATCTCGCTGCTCATACCACCGCCTGTGCGCGGGGGTTTTACGGGTTGCCTGCCCTCTCCGTCTAA